The Cicer arietinum cultivar CDC Frontier isolate Library 1 chromosome 1, Cicar.CDCFrontier_v2.0, whole genome shotgun sequence genome contains the following window.
gcataaacaaagtatCATCACAATCAAGAAAGATAAGCTACAAATTAGAGATAATTATCGCATAAGCAAAAATGCAGAATGTTAAAATCAAGAACATTCAAGGTTCAGTTTTACTACTGAATTCTTTTatcaagaatctattctcaaacatgagttgagcatactcagattctaccaatctctttaaattattatgatgtacttaaaactaaaatggttatttatagtttgagtagtaTTGTAAATatccttttatggttaaaatGTGAATTGTAAAATCCTCTCTAAAGATTGATAGATAACTTGATTGaatcctttctaggtggaaagaaATTGTTGCTACAGATCAAGGTTAATCTTAACAAAAATAgtgtaaaaccaagaatgttctctaTTTGAacacatagtggaaaatctcacaattttgaggactggacgtagcccgagtttggtgaaccaggatatatcattgtgtggtatctcttccttTATCTCTATTTCCTTTCAGTAAtcttgattatcaagttaaatagataagctaaaactgtgattttaactaaccaataaCATTCTTCTAGAACCAAAAACGTTTTCAATTTTCTATTTCCAGAACCAAggacgttctccgttttcagttttcataaccaagatcaatcttgagtaaGTTTCTTAGAATTTTATtaggaaattttaaaaaggtgaaTTTACAACtcaaaccccctttcttgtaaattgacatttaaAAATCACCAAACCCGAACTAGTTAttgaacaaataattaaaaataatccaacttagacaaacacaattcaaccctttTCTCGTATTcgcaccttcaattggcatcaagagtcCGGTCTTAAGGCTGAGCACTTTACAATGTTTGAGGAGAGATCAAAGGATTCAACATGTCTGGATTTGGTGATGAAGCCTCTGGTGGAAACATAAAGATATCACATTTGTTTGGtggaaaaatattttagtacTGGAAGGACATACTCAGAAACTTCATTATCTCACACGATCGTGAAATTTAGAACTTAGTGGAAGAtttacaagatgcatcatattTTAGAACCTttatgataaatgcaatcacctttAAGGAGTTTGACAAATACATTGACAAAGCATTGATTCAATGTCGCAAACGAGTCAAATACAAGTAATAAAAACGTAATGCAGAGGCAACAACTCTAGTCGtctcgcaaggacttctgattatattaatcaaatttataatcaatgaaaacaaaaagggGGTTTGGGATTTAGGTTCAAACAGATTGAGGAAATGAATTAAAGTCCCGATATTGAAATGACTAATCCACTACTTCGAGAATTTCGGATCTATTACAAATTCTATCAACGTGTTCAATTTCTAAATTGTGACTCTATTTTTGTTTGACTATGATTAAGCAAACATAAATCCAACCTATGGGAAATCTATTTCTTTGATTTCATTAAACATCATTGTAATTGATCAATTATATTTATCTATCAAGTGTCCAAAAACTAAAATCGATTAgattaaaaatagaattttgtcaaactaaatttatcaatcctattgaaatttgaattatgcAATCAGAATAACAATGTAATCAAATGAAAAGGAATAGAATCATCAATGTGAAATTAACATTATCAAATAAACCTCAATGTCTTATGAATTTCTAAAACAGTTGATTAATCTTGAGAatttagccttccatgaaaataagaaaaactcTATATTGTAAGTGAGTCCGAAAACAGAATGCCTAAAACTGTAAGAAAAGCTAAATTAAAGTAAGTGTcccaaaactaaatattattctaaaaagCTCAGATAACATAATCAGTAGTTTACAACAAGTAAAGTTCCAATTTGGGCTTTTTCTCAAACATAAAAGTTATAACTCTGACTCTTAGCTTTCTAGTGCTTGCTTGCATGCGTCAATCTGACATCCAAAGCTTAATTGATGATGTGCAAATCGAATAAGGATCATGGAAGCGTTTAGTTTTTTCCTTATATATCTGGGAGTTCTAATAGGTTTCTAGTCTAAGCCATTCAACGAATTgctgcaattgaagctttctctccaaacttGTTTTCTCCAtttcaaggttacaactcttaaCCGCCCAATAAGCATGGTgctctatttttatttggagGTGGCATGCTTTATCAAACAAATATCGATAAGGGGGaatccctattggtgtttttCTTGTTGTTCTCTAAGCACAAAAAGCTTGTTCTAGCTGGAGGCTCCAATCTTCCTATTTGGTTGCACTATCTTTTCTAAAATATGCTTAATTTCCGTATTTGGAATTTTAGCTTACCCATTAGTTTGCGggtgataaggtgtagaaactttATGCACAACCTCATACTTCCATTACAGAGCTTCCATGGTGCAATTGAAAAAATGAGTGCCTTcgtcacttatgatggctcgcAATAATCCAAACATGTAGAAACTTTTTGACCTAACAAAACTTGCaacaaatttataatcataagtcctagtgggtattgcctCCACCCACTTCGAAAGATAATCAATAGaaagtaaaatatagacaaaacaTAAAGATACAAGGAAagggcccataaagtcaatgccccacacatcaaatactttaCATAAAAGCATAGGCTGTTGTGGCATCTCACTCCTACCATTGATTGTTGTTCCTACTATTGGACAATATTCACAAGTTTgataagtctcaaaagcattcTTGAACAAACTGGGATAAAAGAAACCCAAAAGCATCCTCGACAAGTCTAAGACATTTCTTGATGTCCGTTAGGACGAAAATGTCTCGTTATctgagaggcatgacaaaaatgaagaatggattgagcctcatggtggggaacacatcgcctaatcacctaGTCAGTACCAAATTTCCACAGTAATGCTTCATCCACACAGTATCTTccatcacttttaagtttgtgtatttctGTTCTCGATGCATCTGCAGGAAGAACTCAAGCAACttgataattaactaaatcaacaAACTAAGGAGTTACCTCACACAACTGTAAAAGTTGCTCATAAAGGAAGTCATAATGAATGGGGTGGgatcctcatccatttctattctacTTATGTGATCTGCCACCAAATTCTCAGCTCCACTTTTATCTTTAACCTCCAAATCAAATTCTTTGAGCAATAGCATCCACCatatcaatctcggttttgcaTAGAGGATTGCTCCCACTGCATaattagatgcatcacacatgatttcaaaggAGATGGTCAAGTTGGGCGGCTTAATGATGTGAGTAGAGGTTAGCATTGTCTTTAATCAATCAAACACCTATATGCATTTGTCATCAAGGTGAAGGtgacatctttttgcaacaaatttaacAACAGGTaagctatcttgctgaaataCTTGGTAAAGAGCttgtaaaaacctgcatggccaaggAAAGAATGAATCTTgcggatgcaagatgggtaaggcaaCATAAAATCACATCAAACTTGGAAGGATCCATTTccatcacatgtcccaaaactacGCTCTGTTAAAccataaaatgaaattttggaTAATTCATCACGAGGTTAGTTTCGATGCATTTATGAAAACTCTATCCAAACTATTCAAGCATGCATTAAATGtggaaccatacacagtaaaatcatccatgaaaacttctatataattttctattaaatcaattaaaatgcTAATCACATATCGTTGGAAGGTGCCATGAGCATTGCATTGGCCAAAGACCATCCTCCTATATGCAAACAGGCCAAAGGGGCAAGTGAAAATGGTCTTTTATTAGTcctctggtgcaatatggatatgagaataacataaaaaactatcaagaaaacaataatgttaCTTACTAGTcaaccgttcaagcatctgatcaatgaacagtaaaggaaaatgatcgaGTCTCTTGGAATCGATGTATACCCTACAATTGTTCTGCACTTTTGTGCAGATAAGTTCATTGTTctcatttttaaccaatatagGGATTTCTTAGGGACTACTTATACCGAACTCACCCGCTAACCatcagagatggggtatatGATGATATCTTGtaagagcttggtcacttccTTTTTAACACATCCAAAATCAAGAGATTTAACTGCCTTTGGGGCTGCCTAATTGACTCTATCCCATCCTATAATAGTATCCTATTCTTACACATGGATAGGCTAATATGAAGAATATCAGCAAAGGTATATCCAATTTTTTTCTTGTGCTTTCTCAATATTTGAAGCAACCTCTCCTCATAAGCAATAGAGTCTTCACATGATATAATATTCTCTCAACCACTCAAGTGTTTGGAACATAATGaaaagctagcactaccatagaCTTGACAAGCCTTTGACATCAATACCTTAAACACATGCATATAATGATTCAAAGGTCTTTATTAAGGTTGTAAAGGGCCAAGGTAACATTGGGATAATCCTAAGGGAACTAGGGctaaaaatcaaagaggataaatggGTAATGATGAGGAGAGAAAAGTAACATTAAGACATAACTCAAGTTATGGTACCTAGACAGTGGATGCCCGCAATATATGACGTGACAATAGTCTATGTTCCATGACCTAACTTTGATTAAAAGAGGCACAATAACTTTTGGAGGAAATAAAAAAGGCCAAATCATTGGATACGACACAATTGGTAATGACACCTCTCCTTCCATTAAAGATGTTATGTTTGTTAAAGTTcgtaaacataattaattatgtattagTCAATTAAGTGATGATAagtatgatattatatttaatcaaaaatcgTACAATGTAATTAGTGAAAAGATGAATATGTACTCTTTACTAGTCAGAGGCAAAATAACCTATATAAGATAAATCTTTTTAGCTTAGAGAAACAAAATGTCATGTCCCACAAACCTaagattaatataaaaattgaataaagttCAACTTGTTACAGGTTTACCTAAGCTTAGCTACAAAACTGAAATTTGTGTGAAGtttgttaaaaagaaaaacaaactaAGAACTCTTTAACCACTAAGAACTTACTCTCTTCCTCAAAGCCCCTTGAGCTCTTGCTAATAAATCTCTTTCGGCAAGTGAAAACAACCTcaataaatgaaaagaaatatgGCTTTATaatagtagatgattacactaggtgaACTTGGGAAAAATTCCTAAGAAATACAATGACTGCCACAAAGGATTTATTGCATTTTGCAAAcaattaataaatgaaaaatgtcTTAAGATTataacaattagaagtgatcatggaggagaatttaaAAACAAGTTATTTGAAATCTATTGTGATTAGAGTTGAATATCACACAACTTCTCTTCTCttagaacaccacaacaaaatggagttgtagaaagaaaaaatagaccCCTTAAGAAATGTCTAGAACCATGTTAAATGAGATGGATGTTCAAACAAAAATTTGGGCAGAGGCAATTAACATTGGAAAGTTTGATCCCTGCTCTAAAAAGTGTACCTTCCTTGTGGAGGAGtcaatacatgttaaatttgatgacaaataGCTTTAcctataaaagtaaaaataagttGAGGGTACTACAGGTTTACTAGAACCAGAGGAAGTAGATGTTGACAAACCAGAAGAACCCAAACAAACAAATGATGCACGTAAATAATAGGAAGACGACAAAACATCAGAACATGAATTTGACCAAGTCAGTAGTAGTCAGAATAACTCATAAGTCATAATtggatggaagtacaagtcatcAAAGTCTGAAAATCTTATTATTGAAAATTACAATCATCCTTTAAAGGTTTGATCATCACTGAAGGCTCCCTCTAAGCATCACATTGGGCTTTGATAGCTACTTGTTGAGCTATTACAACAACCATCACATTCATACCTTGGATTGCTTTTGTCATGTCACTTCATCTTAGCGAGTAGATGTTGGGTGGGAGTTGTTCGGTGAGCTATTTCAGTTCCTGCAGTTTATCGAGTTAGAACATACACTATGAGCTAGTCATAACCCTTTAGGTTACAAATAACTTTTTACTCATAATACACCGTAGGTTTAGGTCATATAGTAAATCTTGCACTTGAAGGGTCCCCAGGAAGAGAGGCAAATCAATGGACCACTTAATAACTAAGTATTTCCTTAGCGAAAATCGTCATTACAAAATCTTTTATGGTATTACCCTCGTCTTCTCTTGTGGAGGCCATACATTTATATTTGACTAATAAATTATCCTACCATAATTCAAAATCAGCAGAATTCAAATGACACACATCAATTAAGGCACGCGTCATATAAAATCTTCCCACCACCTAGTCCAAGGACCTATGCTTTGATACCACAATGTATTGCATTGAATTTTGATCCAACGCTTTAGCAACAAAAACATcaattctttaaataaaaaaacatatatttttttttttctaaaaaagttCTACGTGACAAAATAATTATgctagaaaataataatttgtttatagcagttgaagaaataattaatagattATAACATTTAATCTCtagttattttatgaaatatttagGCGTGCGTATGTAACatcctaaatataaaaataaactattattttaattaaataatttggaATTGAaagtatttttgaataaatgctgataaaatttgtacataattttctttttatgtgtgttttgctATGGTGCgataattttatacatatttgacttaatgtataatataaatcacaaatattatgtttaactattctattaatttttctaaaaagatGGTACTTTAGTGTTATTGTTTTACAGAATAAGATTTTTGGGGTTATAACTAATTCATAATGAATTTGTGTAGTTATAAAGTTTTTAAGATGAAAAAATATAGACAATTAGGGTTTTACAAAGCTGCACCCCATATTTCTacaaataaagaagaagaaaaaacacaatCATCTTGTTCCGTGTAACAACATCAAAGCCTCTTGCACCAATATTACGTTCTCTATATTTCTTTACCATTTTAATCAATTGTAGACCTTTACCACAAAAATCAGCAATTGAAACCATATTTGGTATCAGTTTCATCAATCGTAGCTTTGCTTCGCGACAAACTGGCACTAATGACTGAAGTTCTTTGACAAATTATTGACTAAAGCAAATAAGTGACATTTTGAGGTTAAAACAtgaattagaaacttttatagggTAGTGTTTGATATGATTTTGAAGATTGTTTGGTAAATGAATTGTAGTATAGTGTGTTTGATGTATTTTGGCTCTATTTGGTTATATCTTTCCTTGCTATGGTTATATGATTAAAATGTGatgaattataaatatttgcATTGTAATTGATGTGGTATGTATGAATGATCTAGTATTTTTATGAGTTAGTTAATAGCATATATTGGTAAAGCTTGTGTATTATAATGATGAATTTTGAATGTAATATATGACTAAAGTTGTCAATTTGATAGACCCTCTAATTATTGGCCCCGGCCCATATGTTGAAGGGACcaaaaagtttataatttaaaagaccaCAAAAAACAAGGCCCCCCACACTAAAggccccctaaaattttgtgggcttagtgGGCCCATTGAcccacttatttaaaaaaagaattgatttttttttttcgagaaataaagtttttttattttttcaccgataaatttttttgattatttccgataaaaaattttcgatttttttctataaaatattttcgattttttactataaaaaattttcgatttttttctataaaaaatttccgataaaatttttttgatataaatgatttatctttttaataaatttttttttctcacaaaattttaaaaaaaatatattttttttatttttttcgaataaaataaatatcgaaaaaattttaagaaaaaaatctcaaaattaacaaaatattggggcaTATAAGCCCTCAGAGCCCCCTCCATTAggccccatgaaataatgggcctgaattttacaaaaattaatttgatagggGTCCTAATATTAgaggtattttttaaaaaaaaaaattaagggggCCTTGGTGTTGGGGTTTTTTTTGACAGCTCTATATATGACAATGAAAATATGGAAAGATGATGTGTACTTAATGACTTATAATGTTACCGCCCTAGATGAATGTCGTGAAATGCATATTGTGGTTAATTGTAGAAATATTCCATGAAATATCCCACACCTATTCTTAACTTGTCCTAAGTccacaaaatttatatcttaaaCAAAAGATACAATCGTAAAAAAGAGAGAAACCTAGCTTCCTTCCTTTTTCGTTTTTCACTTCATCACCAAATTGAATTGtaattttcttcctttcttttagTATCATCTCCAGGGAAAATCCTTCCAACCTTTATGGAATATTTCAATAATTAACCACTAATACGAAATCTTCATGAGTTGAACTTGACCCTTCGCTTAGTCTTCGAATTGTAGGGCTTAAAATGTATCACTATGAAGGAAAAAACCCAAAGTAAAGGTTTTTCCTATTAAAATCAAGTTATATGTTAATTGTTTTTGTAAAAGTGGTCTAATAGGAATAACTTTTATTAGATGATCACATGTAAGAATGAAAGGAATAACTTTTATTAGATGATCACATGTAAGAAGGAAaggaataaattttttacaaaaaatttagataatcaagtcataataaaaaaaaaataatacttttgtTTGTTGTAAAATGTATAGGaagtgaataaatttttatgtttgttgAATTCATAGGAAATTAAAGatttattaattgatatatttttttttcttttatgctgatattttttttaacaatagaAATGTTGctgttcattttttaaatttatattattttcttataatttattgttcgttctgcttttttt
Protein-coding sequences here:
- the LOC140918816 gene encoding uncharacterized protein; protein product: MLTSTHIIKPPNLTISFEIMCDASNYAVGAILYAKPRLIWWMLLLKEFDLEVKDKSGAENLVADHISRIEMDEDPTPFIMTSFMSNFYSCVSLFKNAFETYQTCEYCPIVGTTINGRSEMPQQPMLLCKVFDVWGIDFMGPFLVSLCFVYILLSIDYLSKWVEAIPTRTYDYKFVASFVRSKSFYMFGLLRAIISDEGTHFFNCTMEAL